In Pyrus communis chromosome 1, drPyrComm1.1, whole genome shotgun sequence, the following are encoded in one genomic region:
- the LOC137725872 gene encoding uncharacterized protein yields the protein MSNLNKLDFTALEVPGRNYLKWVPDMKLHLTAKNLRPTIENEMDNTVGEAKKATAIIFIRRYIHDALQIEYFAKEDPQALWVAMANHFDHQNDIFLLEVKHDWQYLHFQDFKFVNSYNSEVCQIQSLLKFCNESLTEEDLLEKTYSTFFATNIVL from the coding sequence atgtcaaatttgaacaaactcgactttacCGCTCTGGAGGTTCctggaaggaactacctcaagtgggtcccaGATATGAAGCTCCACCTTACTGCAAAGAATTTGCGTCCCACCATTGAAAATGAGATGGACAACACAGTTGGTGAAGCTAAGAAAGCCACTGCCataatcttcattcgaagaTATATTCATGACGCATTGCAAATTGAGTACTTTGCTAAGGAGGATCCACAAGCTCTATGGGTTGCTATGGCTAATCactttgatcaccaaaatgacatCTTCTTGCTTGAAGTAAAGCATGACTGGCAGTATTTgcacttccaagactttaagtttgtGAATTCATATAATTCCGAAGTTTGTCAAATCCAATCACTCCTTAAGTTTTGTAACGAAAGTTTGACCGAAGAGGATCTC